A genomic stretch from Natronomonas gomsonensis includes:
- a CDS encoding type IV pilin: MTPSTPEAVRLGERGVSPVVGAVLMVAIVILLAAVLSTMALGFEDELQEPAPSGAFDQEYVASGTDNTDDRPYVTITHNFGKTADADNIIIKDDAGNTIRWNDVWTGGPEVRAGEYVHIDGFQSDSALQPICEKGDSYWIIWETDDGDELVVNKWTAPSDPNLPPSSSSDDDGDGIPNWC; the protein is encoded by the coding sequence ATGACGCCCTCCACTCCAGAGGCGGTTCGTCTTGGGGAGCGTGGCGTTTCTCCCGTTGTGGGTGCCGTGTTGATGGTTGCAATCGTCATCTTGCTTGCTGCAGTCCTCTCAACAATGGCGCTCGGATTCGAGGACGAACTCCAAGAGCCGGCACCGAGCGGCGCGTTCGATCAGGAGTACGTGGCATCCGGGACAGATAACACGGATGATAGACCGTATGTGACTATTACGCACAACTTCGGGAAGACCGCTGACGCCGACAACATCATCATCAAAGACGATGCCGGGAACACGATCAGGTGGAACGATGTCTGGACGGGTGGCCCTGAGGTTAGAGCCGGCGAGTACGTTCATATCGACGGCTTCCAAAGTGATTCAGCCCTCCAGCCCATCTGTGAGAAAGGGGATAGTTACTGGATTATCTGGGAGACCGACGATGGGGACGAACTCGTCGTCAACAAATGGACTGCACCGTCTGACCCGAACCTCCCGCCGAGTTCGTCATCCGATGACGATGGGGATGGCATTCCGAACTGGTGTTGA
- a CDS encoding DUF7537 family lipoprotein, whose product MTRLKVVLALVPILLLAGCIGGLGAETQPSDSTASSPEEVPGVTNGTLANDSALIQANRKAVTTNGATVQINQSSREMNIDARLVIGANLSTYRLSGSGVASPDEETSIDKWSNETTQFVRTSSGEQTNYRVLEGHDDRLTMLSSMETFLAAGNFEVANETTDDGMVVLTADSASPADTSMANLEQFEGRLVVNESGQIQDVTVTLTQDGDQVSYSYELQQVGVESVQKPAWVNDVPPGATLQTQLSVTVENNSYLVLEHSEGDVVPRGTTVQVKSNGTTDTVGLNSSLSAGDRRYLYFDTSSQDLQVTADRPDSSAVSPVTSPTSVEITTEDGVILHSGSMGWASESAGASDAGSSHDSNSEESADGTATPSQ is encoded by the coding sequence GTGACACGACTTAAAGTAGTCCTCGCACTCGTCCCAATACTCTTGCTGGCGGGTTGTATTGGCGGTTTGGGTGCGGAGACACAACCCTCCGACTCGACAGCTAGCTCACCTGAAGAGGTCCCGGGTGTCACGAACGGGACGCTCGCGAATGACTCGGCGCTCATCCAGGCAAACCGGAAGGCGGTAACAACAAATGGAGCGACTGTCCAGATTAATCAGTCCTCGAGAGAGATGAATATCGACGCTCGGCTCGTTATCGGGGCGAATCTCTCGACGTACCGCCTCTCAGGGTCGGGGGTAGCGAGTCCGGATGAGGAAACGTCAATCGACAAATGGAGCAACGAAACCACGCAGTTCGTTCGCACCTCGTCGGGCGAGCAGACGAACTATCGCGTCCTCGAGGGACATGACGACCGACTCACGATGCTCTCCTCGATGGAGACATTTCTAGCAGCAGGTAATTTCGAGGTTGCCAACGAGACCACCGACGACGGAATGGTCGTATTGACTGCTGACAGTGCGTCACCAGCAGATACGTCGATGGCGAATCTCGAGCAGTTCGAGGGGCGTTTGGTTGTCAACGAGTCCGGCCAAATTCAGGACGTCACGGTGACGCTGACGCAGGACGGCGACCAGGTGTCCTATAGCTACGAGCTGCAGCAAGTCGGTGTCGAAAGCGTTCAAAAACCAGCCTGGGTGAACGACGTTCCGCCAGGCGCAACGCTGCAGACCCAGCTCTCCGTTACTGTGGAAAACAACTCGTATCTTGTGCTCGAACATTCCGAAGGTGACGTCGTCCCAAGAGGAACGACGGTGCAAGTGAAGTCCAATGGGACGACTGACACGGTGGGCCTGAACAGTTCATTATCTGCTGGTGACAGGCGCTACCTGTACTTCGATACGTCGTCGCAGGACCTCCAGGTGACGGCTGACCGGCCTGATTCGAGCGCTGTTTCGCCCGTTACCAGTCCGACCTCTGTGGAGATAACCACTGAAGACGGTGTGATACTCCATAGTGGAAGTATGGGCTGGGCCTCCGAAAGCGCGGGTGCAAGCGACGCTGGCAGTAGCCATGACTCGAACTCCGAAGAGAGTGCGGACGGAACGGCAACTCCGTCACAGTAG